A region from the Vulpes lagopus strain Blue_001 chromosome 5, ASM1834538v1, whole genome shotgun sequence genome encodes:
- the SPR gene encoding sepiapterin reductase, producing the protein MQGGSGEEGGLGRAVCVLTGASRGFGRALARLLARLLAPGSVLVLSARNNEALRQLEAELDAGRPGLRVLSVPADLGVEADLQQLLGALRELPRPEGLQRVLLINNAGTLGDVSKGFVDLGDSAEVNNYWAVNLTSMLCLTTTILKAFPDSPGLSRTMVNISSLCALQPFKGWGLYCAGKAARDMMFQVLAAEEPSVRVLSYAPGPLDTDMQQLARETSMDPDLRERLQNLKTKGELVDCNMSAQKLLSLLQMDTFKSGAHVDFYDK; encoded by the exons ATGCAGGGTGGCAGCGGCGAGGAGGGCGGCCTGGGACGCGCCGTGTGCGTGCTGACCGGGGCCTCCCGCGGCTTCGGCCGGGCCTTGGCGCGTCTCCTGGCCCGGCTGCTGGCGCCCGGCTCCGTGCTGGTCCTAAGCGCCCGCAACAACGAGGCGCTGCGGCAGCTGGAGGCCGAGCTGGACGCCGGGCGGCCCGGCCTGCGCGTGCTGAGTGTGCCCGCCGACCTGGGCGTCGAGGCCGATTTGCAGCAGCTGCTCGGCGCCCTACGCGAGCTCCCCAGGCCCGAGGGGTTGCAGCGGGTGCTTCTCATCAACAATGCGG GCACTCTTGGGGACGTGTCCAAAGGCTTCGTGGACCTGGGCGACTCAGCTGAAGTAAATAACTACTGGGCTGTCAACTTGACCTCCATGCTATGCCTGACTACCACCATCCTGAAGGCCTTTCCAGACAGTCCTGGCCTCAGCAGGACCATGGTTAACATCTCATCCCTCTGTGCTCTGCAGCCTTTCAAAGGCTGGGGATTGTACTGTGCAGGGAAGGCTGCCCGTGACATGATGTTCCAGGTCCTAGCCGCAGAGGAACCCAGTGTCAGGGTGCTGAGCTATGCCCCAG GTCCCCTGGACACAGACATGCAGCAGTTGGCTCGGGAGACCTCAATGGACCCAGACTTACGAGAACGGCTGCAGAACCTGAAGACAAAAGGGGAGCTTGTAGATTGTAATATGTCGGCCCAGAAACTGCTAAGTTTGCTACAAATGGACACATTCAAGTCCGGAGCCCATGTTGACTTCTACGATAAATAA